GGGTCCGGCGGACGAAATTGAGTCTCACCCCTCGGGCGGCTCTTACGACCGGCCACCCGAGGAGGGCGGCGGCTCGACCTCAACCTACCCCTTTGAAAAGTGGCGCTACCGCTATCTCGAGGGCATCGGCAACGACGTCATCCTGGAATTCGTGGACCCCTCCATGTCGGGCGAGTACCGCCTGACCATGGATCCGTCGGAGAAAGACGCCCTCCTCATGGTGCCCGGCGCCGGACTGACCCAGCTTGAGGCCATGGGCATGGCCTCCAAAACCGACCGTTTCACCCGCTCCGACGGCACCCGCCTCGGCAAGGCGCTCGGCGGCACGCCCGTGCGCATGGGCCAGTTCGAGCGGTTGGAGCTTTACGCCAAGATTCAGCGCCCGCCCCAAGTCAAGTTCAAGGACCTGGAAGCGATCGTCACCACCCGCATCAGCTATAACCTGCTGCCCTTTGATCTGCGCCAGGATTTCATCCGCATCACCGAAGACACCGTGATGGTGCCGCTGACCATCCGGATTGAAAATGACAAGATGACCTTCCAGCAGAAGGAAGGGCTTTACAGCGCGACGGTGAACGTGTTCGGGCGCGTGACGAGCGTGGGCGGCCGCGTCGTCCAGACGTTTGAGGACGTCATCGCCCAGCACGTGCCGGAGTCGCTCTACCGCCAGGCCATCCGCCAACGTTCCATGTATCAGAAGACCGTCTTGCTGCGGCCGGGACTTTACCGGCTGGACCTGGTGTTGAAAGACCTGAACAGCGGCAACGTGGGTACGTTGAACACGCGGCTGGCGGTGCCGCGGTTCGAGGAAGAGAAGCTGAGCGCTTCCAGCTTGATCCTTGCCGACCTCATCGAGAAGGTTCCCCTGCGCATGGTCGGCACCGGGCCGTTTGTCATCGGCGGCACCAAGGTACGGCCATCGGTGGGGGAGCAGTTTGAGCCTTCCGAGCGGCTGGGCATCTACATGCAGGTGTACAATCTGGGCGTGGACGAAACGTCGCACAAGCCCTCCGCGACGGTCGAATATCGCGTCTGGCAGGGCGACAAGGAAGTATTCCAGTACATCGAAAAAACAGAGCAGATGGAGCGAGCGTCCTCTCAAGTGACGCTCGAAAAACTTTTGCCGCTCGAGCAATTTGCTCCCGGGCACTATAAGCTGGAGATTAAAGTCACCGACAATCTTGCGAAGCGAGCGATCACTCCCACCGCGGATTTCACCGTGGTGAAGAAGTAAAACTTGACTTTCACGCTAGGATTTGTTCGGCGCGATTTACAATGACATCCTCGTAGCCAGAAGAGGAGGAAGAGTATGCGAGGATTCACCTTGAAGGCTTGCCCTGGCTGTCCTGAGCGGAGCCGAAGCAAGCAGAACCGAAGGGTTCACCCTGAAGGGAAAGCGCGCTTTTATGGGCGGTCGCCGCGCCCTGAACCGTACGGTTCAGGGCCGCGCCGAGTCCCGGCTTTGCTCGGGGTGGAGATGCTTGTCCTTCTCGGCCTCTTGCTGGCGGCCACTGCCCCGGATCTCATCGGCGCGAGCCGCGCGCCAACATGGGGAAAGCTCTCTGGCATAGTGGTGGATGAAAACGGCACCCCACAGATGGGCGCCACCGTGTGGGTGATCTCCGAACACGGCCTGGGCGGCGCTCCCGTCAAGCTCTTCACCAACGATCGCGGCATCTTCTCCGCCAACCGCCTCCTGCCCGGGCTTTATTCCGTCCGGGTGACCCTGGCCAGCTACTTGCCGGCGGTGAAGAGCCGCGTAGCCGTGGACCTGAAAAGGCCCGGCTTCCTCACGGTTCGTCTTGACTCGATTCTCACGTCGCTCAGCGCTCTGCATCGGCCCGCGCAAGCCGACGTGGACCCCGACGAATGGAAGTGGGTGGTGCGCACCTCGCCCATCAGCCGGCCGGTCTTGCGGATGGTGGGACGCGAAGAACCCCAGGTGCAAGAGGCGGGAAAGCGTAGCGGCGAGTCGGGGCGGCGCGTGAAGGACCGCATGATGGCCGAACTCAGCTCCGGCACAGGCCGGCGCGGTTCGTTAAACCATAGCCTGGGCACCTTCGGGAGTGGCTTTGCCTATGAGCACAATCTCGCCGGCACCGCCAAGCTGCTATTTGCCGGTGATTTTGGCTACCAACGTGGCTTGGCGGCGGCTTTCTCTACCCTATGGTTGCCCAACGGCTCCTTCGAAGAAGGTTCGCATGCTTCCTTCAGCCTGCGGCAGTCGTTTATGCCTGGCGGCATGCGCTCCAATGTCCCCGGCGCTGTCCCTTACTTCCGCGCCGTCCGCACCCGTTACGGCAGTCAGATCCCGCTGGGCGGAAGCTTCTTGTTGCGCTACGAGGTCGAATATCAGGCCGTCGGGCTCGGCGGCCGTCGGCAGGCGATCTTGCCGGCTGCCTCGCTCGTTTATGAAGTCAACGCCAACACTCGCCTGACCCTGCGCGTCGCCACTCAACCCGGCGGTCTTCCATCCCCCGATTCGCTTTTGCGCGCTGCCTTGAACGAACTGGATCAGTTTCCGGCGATGATGTTGCGCGATGGCCGGCCCATTTTCCAGACCGGCTTATACGAAGAGGTCGGGTATGAACAACGCTTGGGTCCCAACGCGCTCTTCCAAGCGGCCGCGTTTTACGAGCAATTGCATCATACCTCGGTGCGTGGCCGAGGCGATGCCGGCCTGGCGCTCGACCCGGCAAACTTTCTTTCTGACTTGGCGGCTGGCGGCTTTGCCTACGATGGCGGCGGGGTCCGCACCAACGGCTTCCGCGTTGGCTACAGCCGGAAATTCTCTGACCAATGGGAGGCTTCTTTCGGCTATGGGTTGGCTGGGGCGCTGACGGCTCACTCACGCGCCCTCTCGGACATCGCCGAGCTGCGCGATCTCCTTCACTCGCGCTACCAGCAATCGCTGATGGCCCGGGTGGTCACCCGCCTGCCGCAATACGGCACGCGCGTCGTGGCGAGCTATCGCTGGATCTCAGGCGACGTGGTGGCGCCTCCAGATGTTTTCAACGAGTCGTTCACCCTCGCCGATTCTCATCTCAACCTCGAAGTCCGCCAGCCTTTGCCGGGTTTCTTTGTCTTTCCGGCGGGACGGGTTGAAGCCAGAGCGGATTTCCGGAACCTGCTGGCCCAAGGCTATGTCCCGATTCGCTCCTCCGATGGTCGGGTGATCTATTTGATTCCGGCGTTTCGGACCTTCCGCGGCAGCGTCAGCTTCCAATTCTAGGGGTTCCGCGCCTCTTACAGAAATCTGTAGAATTCTTACCGATTTGCGGATTTCGGCGGGAGAGAAGGGGGAGAGGTTTCTAGGCTGTTGGCAAATAAGGAATTAGGGGATACAGAAAGATGAAGGGCTGGCACGTGGCTTGCTTAACTTGCTTTTTAGCTTCGGCTCGGCCCTGGGAAAAGGCTTCCCCATGACGGACAGCCCGCGAATGCGCTTGACGGCCATCGTCCTGGCCTTATTGACGCTGGGAGCCATGATCTTCGGCGGGCTGAACTTTGTCCAGCGCTACCAATACCAGGCGCCGGACGATGGTGTTGCCTGGCAGGACTCGGCCAACGGGGTTACTGCCGCCGTGGTCATGCCCAACGGCCCCGCCGACCGCGCCGGCATCCGGCCAGGCGACCGGGTGGTGGCGATCAATGCTTTCCCTGTCCGCCGCGCGACCCAACTCACCCGCCATATTTTCCGCATCGGGAGCTGGGCACAAGCCCGGTACGCGATGGTCCGCCGCGATGTCTCCTTTGAGGCCGGCGTCCTGCTGACCCCGCCCGACACCCGCTTTTCGCTCGAACACTATCTTCGCATCGTCGGCCTGCTCTATCTCTTTATCGGCCTTTTCATCTTTGCGCGCCGCTGGAATGCCCCCAAGGCGGTGCACTTTTATATTTTCTGCCTGATCTCCTTCGTCTTTTATTCCTTCCACTACTCGCGCAAGCTCAACACCTTTGACTGGATCGTTTACTGGGGCAACGTCACCGCCATGCTTCTGCAGCCGGCCGTGTTCCTCCATTTCGCGCTGACGTTTCCGGAGCGGCGTCGGAGCTGGCTCAAGCGCTTGCGGCTGAGCCTGGTCTATCTGCCCGCGCTTTTGCTCTGGCTGCTTCACCTGGCGGTCGCCACCCAGTGGCTCGGCTGGTTGATGCCATCCGTCGCCGCTCGCGACCTGCTCGACCGGATGGAGTTTATCTACCTTGGCCTGCTCTTCCTGATCGGCGCCGCCGTCATGGCCCAGAGCTACCGTCGCGCCGCATCGGTCGTCCTGAAGCAACAGATGAAGTGGATGACCCGCGGCACCTTCCTCTCGATCGTGCCTTTCCTGGTCTGCTACATCGTTCCCTATTTCATGGGCTGGCCGATTCGGCCATGGATGAAGTTTTCGGCGCTGTCACTGATTTTCCTGCCGCTTACTTTCGGCTACGCCATCGTGCGCTACCGCCTCATGGACGTGGACATCATCTTCAAGCGCGGCGTGGCCTACACCCTGGCGACGGCAGCCATCGTGGGCCTCTATTTCGGCCTCATCGCCGGCCTCGGGGCGCTCTTTCAAACCAGCGTCCAGGGCGGCCCGTGGAGCGCTATCATCGCGATCATCATCGGCGCCATCCTTTTTCAGCCGGTGCGCGACTGGTTTCAGGCCCGCATTGACCGCTTCTTCTACCGCGACCGCTATGACTATCGCCGCACCTTGATCGAGTTCGGCCGCACCCTTTCGAGCGAGGTGAACCTCGAACGCATGCTCGCCTCGGTGCTCGACCGCTTGAGCCAAACCCTGCTCGTTGACCGCATGGCCATCTTCCTGCCTGACAGGGAGGACGGCGTGGGCTTTCGGCTCATCCGCTCGTTGGGGTTGAATGACCGCGAGCCGCTCGACCTGGCCTTCCTCCGCACCAACGGCGGGGCGGACCGCGGCTACCTGTTTTATGAAACCCTTCGCAATGAGGAGGACTTGTCGCCCGGGGCCCGCCGTTCCCTCGACCAGCTCGATTTGCACTATTACATCCCGTGCCGCATGCAGAGGCGCACCGTGGCCTTCCTCGGTCTGGGCAAAACAGTGGACGGAGATTTTCTTTCCACTGAGGACGTCGAGCTGCTTCAAACCATCGCCGGCTATGTCGCCATCGCCGTCGAGAATGCCGAGCTTTATCAGTCGCTCGAACAAAAGGCCAGGCAGATCGAGCA
The nucleotide sequence above comes from Candidatus Acidiferrales bacterium. Encoded proteins:
- a CDS encoding ATP-binding protein translates to MTDSPRMRLTAIVLALLTLGAMIFGGLNFVQRYQYQAPDDGVAWQDSANGVTAAVVMPNGPADRAGIRPGDRVVAINAFPVRRATQLTRHIFRIGSWAQARYAMVRRDVSFEAGVLLTPPDTRFSLEHYLRIVGLLYLFIGLFIFARRWNAPKAVHFYIFCLISFVFYSFHYSRKLNTFDWIVYWGNVTAMLLQPAVFLHFALTFPERRRSWLKRLRLSLVYLPALLLWLLHLAVATQWLGWLMPSVAARDLLDRMEFIYLGLLFLIGAAVMAQSYRRAASVVLKQQMKWMTRGTFLSIVPFLVCYIVPYFMGWPIRPWMKFSALSLIFLPLTFGYAIVRYRLMDVDIIFKRGVAYTLATAAIVGLYFGLIAGLGALFQTSVQGGPWSAIIAIIIGAILFQPVRDWFQARIDRFFYRDRYDYRRTLIEFGRTLSSEVNLERMLASVLDRLSQTLLVDRMAIFLPDREDGVGFRLIRSLGLNDREPLDLAFLRTNGGADRGYLFYETLRNEEDLSPGARRSLDQLDLHYYIPCRMQRRTVAFLGLGKTVDGDFLSTEDVELLQTIAGYVAIAVENAELYQSLEQKARQIEQLKDFSENIIESVHVGLLAVNLEGRIESWNPRMEQLYGLTRSEAVGRRLEEIFPADLVEELAIVQGEPPGRGPDHAGRSTTLYKFYLENRRHEQLVVNIGQAPLLDKSGQVEGRLIILDDISQRVRFEQQLMQAEKLTSIGLLAAGVAHEVNTPLAVISNYVQMLAKQMDRNDPRLKLIEKIVQQTFRASEIVNNLLSFSRTSGTQLAEVNLNRVIEDTLLLLDHQLKTGRVSVLKYLEPELPAIHGNNGKLQQVFLNLFLNAKDAMPNGGVLEVRTMTRDSVVEIEVNDSGVGIRREHLHKIFDPFFTTKSNFRGTGLGLAVSYGIVREHCGKIDVSSTPGRGTAFRLEFPVSRKAKAARV
- a CDS encoding GWxTD domain-containing protein, whose amino-acid sequence is MQRRVHREGGILVPSFLIALFWCSSAIIASPAPQQEDKSSLPERQLSEKERKEREKRLKKELESVYKKWLNEDVSYVIADEERKAFLALETEEEREQFIEQFWLRRDPTPDTPENEFKEEHYRRIAYANERFASGIPGWKADRGKIYIIWGPADEIESHPSGGSYDRPPEEGGGSTSTYPFEKWRYRYLEGIGNDVILEFVDPSMSGEYRLTMDPSEKDALLMVPGAGLTQLEAMGMASKTDRFTRSDGTRLGKALGGTPVRMGQFERLELYAKIQRPPQVKFKDLEAIVTTRISYNLLPFDLRQDFIRITEDTVMVPLTIRIENDKMTFQQKEGLYSATVNVFGRVTSVGGRVVQTFEDVIAQHVPESLYRQAIRQRSMYQKTVLLRPGLYRLDLVLKDLNSGNVGTLNTRLAVPRFEEEKLSASSLILADLIEKVPLRMVGTGPFVIGGTKVRPSVGEQFEPSERLGIYMQVYNLGVDETSHKPSATVEYRVWQGDKEVFQYIEKTEQMERASSQVTLEKLLPLEQFAPGHYKLEIKVTDNLAKRAITPTADFTVVKK
- a CDS encoding carboxypeptidase-like regulatory domain-containing protein; this translates as MLVLLGLLLAATAPDLIGASRAPTWGKLSGIVVDENGTPQMGATVWVISEHGLGGAPVKLFTNDRGIFSANRLLPGLYSVRVTLASYLPAVKSRVAVDLKRPGFLTVRLDSILTSLSALHRPAQADVDPDEWKWVVRTSPISRPVLRMVGREEPQVQEAGKRSGESGRRVKDRMMAELSSGTGRRGSLNHSLGTFGSGFAYEHNLAGTAKLLFAGDFGYQRGLAAAFSTLWLPNGSFEEGSHASFSLRQSFMPGGMRSNVPGAVPYFRAVRTRYGSQIPLGGSFLLRYEVEYQAVGLGGRRQAILPAASLVYEVNANTRLTLRVATQPGGLPSPDSLLRAALNELDQFPAMMLRDGRPIFQTGLYEEVGYEQRLGPNALFQAAAFYEQLHHTSVRGRGDAGLALDPANFLSDLAAGGFAYDGGGVRTNGFRVGYSRKFSDQWEASFGYGLAGALTAHSRALSDIAELRDLLHSRYQQSLMARVVTRLPQYGTRVVASYRWISGDVVAPPDVFNESFTLADSHLNLEVRQPLPGFFVFPAGRVEARADFRNLLAQGYVPIRSSDGRVIYLIPAFRTFRGSVSFQF